The Stygiolobus azoricus genome window below encodes:
- a CDS encoding MFS transporter has protein sequence MTDKANYLGAYFSWVMDSYDLGAVVITASVLEKLFYPALGLLGAVLPIVFTVISRPLGGFLFGLFSDLRGRKIMLIFTVLGYSATIGITGILPTYYQIGILAPVILSLLRIFQGIFIGGDVSSSFTLAMESVSTRRGLFSGIMQSGTLVGFVLVDLLFTLLAPKPFFTSYGWRIIFLTGMIPAALAVIIRFKMSESRIYMKVEKPKTRDVIYGLKPLIQTIFVMIGFWIMIYAGPQFVPVLLGTIMKLPPSVYGPLTLYMNLIGIPSMIISGFIADKIGRKFMGILGVIVSLVTASILYLGVIQGFPLLYAILLFGFGVNLPSGITPAYLSERFRTISRATGVGFSYNGAFIVAGFSSIYISLLSKTLSPYISALIVFSIGSVISIIALLMGPETLRQSELTAE, from the coding sequence ATGACAGATAAAGCAAACTATTTGGGAGCCTATTTTTCATGGGTAATGGACTCATATGACCTCGGTGCTGTAGTAATAACTGCTTCTGTTTTAGAAAAATTATTTTATCCAGCACTGGGACTCTTAGGAGCTGTTTTACCGATAGTCTTCACCGTAATATCAAGACCTTTAGGAGGATTCTTGTTTGGTCTCTTTTCAGACCTTAGGGGAAGAAAGATAATGCTAATCTTTACAGTGTTAGGATATTCTGCTACAATCGGTATAACTGGGATTCTTCCTACATATTATCAAATAGGAATTCTAGCCCCAGTTATACTTTCGCTGTTAAGAATATTTCAAGGGATATTCATAGGTGGTGATGTATCGAGTAGTTTTACATTAGCAATGGAAAGCGTTAGTACGAGAAGAGGATTATTCTCGGGAATAATGCAATCCGGTACTTTGGTGGGTTTTGTATTGGTCGATTTACTTTTTACTCTACTCGCACCTAAGCCCTTCTTTACATCTTATGGATGGAGGATAATTTTCTTAACTGGTATGATCCCAGCTGCCCTAGCAGTGATAATAAGGTTTAAAATGTCAGAGTCCAGGATCTACATGAAAGTAGAAAAGCCAAAAACTAGGGATGTTATATACGGGCTAAAGCCGTTAATTCAGACAATATTTGTTATGATAGGATTTTGGATTATGATATATGCAGGCCCACAATTCGTCCCCGTATTGTTAGGTACTATAATGAAACTACCTCCTTCAGTTTACGGCCCTCTAACACTATACATGAACCTGATAGGAATCCCATCGATGATAATCTCCGGATTTATTGCCGACAAAATAGGGAGAAAGTTTATGGGCATATTGGGAGTTATAGTGTCTTTAGTCACAGCGTCCATACTGTATTTAGGGGTAATTCAGGGTTTTCCTCTACTTTACGCGATATTACTCTTTGGCTTTGGAGTTAACCTTCCCTCAGGCATTACTCCAGCTTACCTCTCAGAGAGGTTCAGGACTATAAGTAGAGCTACTGGAGTCGGATTCTCGTATAACGGTGCGTTCATCGTAGCCGGATTCTCCTCTATATACATATCACTTCTGAGCAAAACTTTATCGCCATATATATCTGCACTTATAGTGTTCAGCATAGGGAGCGTGATTTCGATAATAGCACTCCTGATGGGTCCGGAAACGCTAAGACAGTCTGAACTAACTGCAGAATAA
- a CDS encoding zinc ribbon domain-containing protein codes for MAKRTCPNCGNVVEIKVVREGNVITKVCPNCGYVFIKYQVKTTSIG; via the coding sequence ATGGCCAAGAGGACTTGTCCTAATTGCGGTAACGTGGTGGAAATAAAAGTAGTGAGAGAGGGAAACGTGATAACTAAAGTCTGTCCTAATTGCGGTTATGTTTTTATTAAATATCAAGTGAAGACAACTAGCATAGGGTAA
- a CDS encoding SelD-related putative sulfur metabolism protein, whose translation MDIFVKFRENLEIYKSMGLNPLSLATGCAVKVDLIDTVYPALEKLRKDLEKRNIYILPREDADIFISTEKVIHKRLINGGEFDADRAISLIQVNQETAGDPQAFANFLYNAYTSIKTNRKLTIGKGHSIVTTKKDGEVAVLDLFRLEGKLEKSYTVANNDTIQIVDPLDNPGSQTQVDVAISNSLNDLFTKGVFQDLTVIPVADAPNEELKDKLLRNYENFTRKYNMELKNDIQPSTKTLMMGATVIGKSDHELPTFYDQVDENTVIVTTRYFGELTPINVHLWVLAVPELVELMESKGISFSKLEKVKSQALRVMSRPNIHVAKVIYNHLPEFGRAFSKEDHIAMTTDVTGPGIFVIKEFAEKAKVNVELDSIPVINREICEFATENFIIPNSTIGTNGAIVMFVNKKIADQLLDELEKVGESPQVIGRVVGKGNGTVTVPPYITKLIRRDNVLKQFKIKE comes from the coding sequence ATGGACATTTTTGTTAAATTTAGAGAGAATTTAGAGATTTATAAAAGCATGGGTTTAAATCCCTTATCACTAGCAACTGGTTGTGCTGTTAAGGTAGACCTTATAGATACAGTGTATCCCGCACTTGAAAAACTCAGGAAGGATCTGGAAAAGAGAAACATTTACATACTACCTAGAGAGGACGCAGACATCTTCATTTCGACTGAAAAGGTCATACATAAGAGGCTGATAAACGGAGGGGAATTTGATGCAGATAGAGCTATTAGCTTAATTCAAGTTAACCAAGAAACTGCTGGAGATCCACAAGCCTTTGCTAATTTCCTCTATAACGCATATACTTCGATTAAGACGAACCGAAAATTAACAATTGGCAAAGGGCACTCAATAGTAACTACAAAGAAGGACGGTGAGGTAGCGGTGTTAGACTTGTTTAGACTCGAGGGTAAGTTAGAAAAATCCTATACGGTAGCTAATAATGATACGATACAGATAGTCGACCCGTTAGATAACCCTGGCTCCCAAACTCAAGTAGACGTAGCGATATCAAACTCGTTAAATGATCTCTTCACTAAAGGTGTCTTCCAAGACCTCACGGTCATACCCGTCGCAGACGCACCTAATGAAGAACTTAAAGATAAACTGTTAAGGAACTATGAGAACTTCACGCGGAAGTACAACATGGAGCTTAAGAATGATATACAACCATCAACCAAGACTTTAATGATGGGTGCTACAGTAATAGGCAAGAGTGATCACGAGTTACCTACTTTCTACGACCAAGTAGACGAAAATACGGTCATCGTGACTACTCGGTATTTTGGCGAGTTAACCCCGATAAACGTCCACTTGTGGGTTCTGGCAGTACCTGAACTAGTGGAACTCATGGAAAGCAAGGGGATATCATTTTCGAAACTCGAGAAGGTTAAGAGTCAAGCTTTACGAGTGATGTCAAGACCTAATATTCACGTGGCGAAAGTAATTTATAATCACCTCCCGGAGTTTGGGAGAGCCTTTTCTAAGGAAGATCATATTGCGATGACTACGGACGTTACCGGTCCCGGTATATTTGTTATAAAAGAGTTTGCGGAAAAGGCAAAGGTTAACGTTGAACTGGACTCAATCCCTGTAATAAACCGTGAAATATGTGAGTTTGCCACAGAGAACTTCATAATACCCAATTCAACTATAGGGACTAATGGAGCTATAGTGATGTTTGTAAATAAGAAGATAGCTGATCAACTACTAGACGAATTAGAAAAGGTAGGCGAAAGTCCTCAGGTAATAGGCAGGGTCGTAGGTAAAGGAAATGGTACTGTGACTGTTCCACCGTACATTACAAAGCTAATCAGGAGAGACAATGTGTTGAAGCAATTTAAGATAAAGGAATGA
- a CDS encoding DUF1641 domain-containing protein, which produces MQDINLEKVISKIDEKKVDEIAELIDHLPALNETLKVVTQLKESGALDTLVNLSYSAKMLRDMLNDDALSNVGAMLSGILELSESVADNYDKFKELIENLDSLAYVSKKLRELKESGTLDVALNGLYSLKTFKDMVNDDALANLGNTLSALLEFSNVFAENYKGITNTLKNWDVVDKLMVKLKELDQSGALEVGLNSLYALKTLKDMLNDEALGNIASTLSLTLDFLPKGLEFLEHAMDPVFYNMVSSLTSDEAKKMLSNPPKITLGGLIAAMRDEDVQRGLGIFITMLKILGRNYRV; this is translated from the coding sequence ATGCAGGACATTAACTTAGAAAAAGTAATAAGTAAGATAGATGAGAAGAAAGTAGACGAGATTGCAGAACTAATAGATCATCTGCCAGCTCTTAATGAGACTCTGAAGGTAGTGACTCAGCTTAAGGAGAGCGGTGCACTGGACACTCTTGTTAACTTATCTTACTCAGCTAAGATGTTAAGGGATATGCTTAACGATGATGCCTTATCTAACGTAGGTGCTATGCTGTCTGGAATTCTTGAACTATCGGAGAGCGTCGCTGATAACTACGATAAGTTTAAAGAACTTATAGAAAACTTAGACTCTCTGGCATATGTTTCTAAGAAACTCCGTGAGTTGAAGGAGAGTGGTACTTTAGATGTAGCACTTAACGGTCTTTACTCATTGAAGACATTTAAAGATATGGTAAACGACGACGCGTTAGCGAATTTGGGGAACACACTCTCAGCGTTACTCGAGTTCTCAAATGTATTTGCGGAGAATTATAAGGGGATTACAAACACCCTGAAAAATTGGGATGTTGTAGATAAACTGATGGTTAAATTAAAGGAGTTAGATCAGTCTGGGGCTCTTGAAGTCGGGTTAAATAGCTTATATGCACTGAAAACGTTAAAGGATATGTTGAACGACGAGGCTTTAGGTAATATAGCATCAACATTATCCTTAACACTAGATTTCTTACCAAAAGGTTTAGAGTTCTTAGAGCACGCTATGGATCCAGTGTTTTATAACATGGTCTCTTCCTTAACTTCAGACGAGGCTAAAAAGATGCTCTCTAATCCACCAAAGATCACACTAGGTGGGTTAATTGCTGCGATGAGGGACGAAGACGTTCAGAGAGGATTAGGTATATTTATTACCATGTTAAAGATATTGGGACGGAATTATAGAGTATGA
- a CDS encoding DsrE family protein, whose translation MAKVGIVLGSNELSKVLFAGMWSVISTSMGDEVVIFVTMDVVKAFVKENPEMKISDETSKKASNEDVMGFYRKAKKSGRLKVYACSYVSKLFGIEKGQYSDVVDDIVGITSFQMEVGGGQIISVW comes from the coding sequence ATGGCAAAGGTGGGAATAGTCCTTGGAAGCAACGAACTTTCTAAAGTACTTTTTGCCGGAATGTGGAGTGTCATATCAACTAGTATGGGAGATGAAGTAGTAATATTTGTAACAATGGATGTCGTAAAAGCGTTTGTAAAGGAAAACCCAGAGATGAAAATTAGCGATGAAACGTCAAAGAAAGCATCAAATGAGGACGTGATGGGGTTTTACAGAAAGGCTAAGAAGAGCGGTAGGTTGAAAGTTTACGCATGCTCTTACGTCAGTAAATTGTTCGGAATAGAGAAAGGGCAGTATAGCGATGTCGTTGATGATATTGTAGGGATTACGAGCTTTCAAATGGAAGTTGGTGGTGGCCAGATAATATCTGTATGGTGA
- a CDS encoding NAD(P)/FAD-dependent oxidoreductase produces MKRIIIAGGGIAGTIVANRLAKALSPEIGKGEVEVVVLDKSDRHVYQPGQLFVGMGLVEPTEIVKNERDLLDDRVKFVHGEKGEITKIDPANNTVVTADGVKHTYDYLVIATGSHLNWDEIPGLRETEYTPWSYEDALKMREAVQQFQGGTVVINVARLPHKCLVGPLEMTLMFEDWTRRIGIRDKTRIIYTYPIQGVFGIKSTNDLMIKIFKERGIEIISPFTVTRVDPKEKVIESQEGEKIKFDLLLGVPPHVGAKVIGDSGIGDKRNWVPTDKFTLQMKGYSNVYVIGDTTDIPILKAGSTADFESYVVTANIVNDIRGIKQKKMYDGSVFCYIVTGLDQATYIRFNYNNPPIPPPPSYVHWWGKILYNKLYWTVTAKALV; encoded by the coding sequence ATGAAGAGGATAATTATAGCTGGTGGTGGAATAGCTGGAACAATAGTAGCTAATAGACTAGCTAAAGCGTTATCACCAGAAATAGGCAAGGGAGAGGTAGAAGTAGTAGTCTTAGATAAATCTGATAGGCACGTATATCAGCCTGGCCAACTCTTCGTAGGTATGGGTCTGGTAGAACCTACAGAGATAGTAAAGAACGAAAGGGATTTACTTGATGATAGGGTTAAATTCGTTCACGGTGAGAAGGGAGAAATAACCAAGATAGACCCCGCTAATAACACGGTAGTGACAGCTGACGGAGTGAAACACACTTATGACTACTTAGTTATAGCAACTGGCTCTCATTTAAATTGGGACGAAATACCGGGCTTAAGAGAGACTGAATACACTCCGTGGAGTTATGAAGATGCCTTGAAAATGAGGGAAGCCGTCCAGCAATTCCAAGGTGGTACAGTAGTTATTAATGTGGCTAGACTACCACACAAATGTCTTGTAGGGCCTCTGGAAATGACTTTAATGTTTGAGGACTGGACTAGGCGCATAGGAATAAGGGATAAGACCAGAATAATCTACACTTACCCAATCCAAGGAGTCTTCGGCATAAAGTCTACAAATGACCTGATGATAAAGATATTTAAAGAGAGAGGAATTGAAATAATATCTCCGTTCACAGTAACTAGGGTTGATCCTAAAGAGAAGGTAATAGAGTCACAAGAAGGAGAGAAAATCAAGTTTGACTTACTATTAGGAGTACCACCACATGTGGGTGCTAAAGTAATAGGCGACTCTGGTATCGGTGACAAGAGGAATTGGGTACCGACGGACAAGTTCACTCTGCAAATGAAGGGGTATTCAAATGTCTACGTGATCGGTGATACTACAGATATTCCAATATTAAAGGCCGGTTCTACTGCGGACTTCGAATCCTATGTGGTAACAGCAAACATTGTAAATGACATAAGAGGAATTAAACAGAAGAAGATGTATGATGGTTCAGTATTCTGTTACATTGTTACTGGACTAGACCAAGCGACATACATTAGGTTTAACTATAATAACCCACCGATTCCACCACCACCATCATATGTCCACTGGTGGGGTAAGATATTGTACAATAAGCTATACTGGACAGTAACAGCGAAGGCATTAGTGTGA
- a CDS encoding sulfurtransferase TusA family protein: MSSYKIQKSLDLTGTSCAGPIGELSGVMDEIGVGEAVEVILGDEATKKDVVAWVTKKGYKVVSETKEGNKFKLIIQK; this comes from the coding sequence ATGTCTTCCTACAAAATCCAAAAAAGTCTCGATTTAACCGGAACTTCATGTGCTGGTCCAATAGGGGAACTTTCTGGAGTTATGGATGAAATCGGAGTGGGAGAGGCAGTAGAAGTCATTCTAGGAGATGAAGCAACAAAGAAAGATGTGGTTGCATGGGTAACTAAGAAGGGATACAAGGTAGTAAGTGAAACGAAAGAGGGAAACAAGTTCAAATTAATTATTCAGAAGTGA
- a CDS encoding rhodanese-like domain-containing protein, protein MRVNEEYSSPYYPHIVDVFPSVVRNMWKKNKVLILDIRTPMEYEDHHIPGALLVPMDYLDVLLHKIPHKEIAVFUEHGNRARHATYGMPDLWKGGKVYYVLGRMAGWMGMGYEVESGIDENGVKWQKWLEELTNS, encoded by the coding sequence ATGAGAGTAAATGAGGAGTATTCATCACCATATTATCCACACATAGTAGATGTATTCCCTTCGGTAGTGAGAAATATGTGGAAGAAAAATAAAGTGCTAATTCTCGACATAAGGACTCCTATGGAGTATGAAGACCATCATATTCCAGGTGCACTGCTCGTTCCAATGGATTACCTTGATGTTTTATTACATAAGATCCCTCACAAAGAGATTGCGGTATTTTGAGAACATGGCAACAGAGCAAGACATGCCACGTATGGAATGCCAGACTTATGGAAAGGCGGGAAGGTATACTACGTCTTAGGTAGAATGGCAGGATGGATGGGAATGGGGTACGAGGTTGAAAGTGGAATTGATGAAAACGGAGTAAAATGGCAGAAATGGCTAGAGGAACTTACAAACTCTTGA
- a CDS encoding FAD-dependent oxidoreductase, whose translation MSFDADLIIVGGGLSGLSAGITAVREGINVVLLERGEYSGAKNVSGGRMYIHSLLKLIPDALERAPLERPITKETYYIFCENNRKITFSFEERGKRNSYSVLRAKFDRWLASEAENLGLLISYSTNVYNAYREGGGITLETDKGSLRAPLVIDASGVTSVVFRSLGLRRFTADKWMLGVKEIVKADLQEGQEGEAITIVNAIKGVKGGGFIYTNKDTLSVGFTATFDSLPKGEVPAKDLVEAFRERMGIEGEVLEYSAHAIPYYGYSNLPPLYAKNVIAVGDAGGFLINDGFTIRGMDLAIGSGIIAGIAAKKILESKNYEDTEIYYKMLEESFILKHMKLAYNRFSVINSSLSLYPEILCNILSDMFTVSEERRTLVTDALIILREKGVSLGKVIDDLIKVML comes from the coding sequence GTGAGCTTTGATGCCGACTTAATTATTGTAGGCGGAGGGCTCTCGGGACTATCTGCCGGTATAACCGCTGTGAGGGAGGGGATTAACGTAGTCCTCCTTGAAAGGGGTGAATACAGCGGTGCTAAGAACGTGTCTGGAGGAAGAATGTATATCCACTCATTACTTAAGCTTATACCGGATGCTTTGGAGAGGGCTCCCCTAGAAAGACCAATAACTAAGGAAACTTACTACATATTCTGCGAGAATAACAGAAAGATAACGTTTAGTTTTGAGGAAAGAGGTAAAAGGAATAGTTATAGCGTTCTTAGGGCTAAGTTCGATAGATGGTTGGCGAGTGAGGCTGAAAATCTAGGTTTGTTAATTTCCTACTCTACCAACGTTTACAACGCCTATAGGGAGGGGGGAGGAATTACGTTGGAGACAGACAAAGGTTCATTAAGAGCACCTCTAGTGATTGACGCATCTGGAGTTACGTCAGTAGTGTTCAGGAGTTTGGGTTTAAGGAGGTTTACAGCAGACAAGTGGATGCTAGGAGTTAAGGAGATCGTAAAAGCTGATTTGCAGGAAGGACAAGAGGGAGAGGCAATAACTATCGTCAATGCAATAAAGGGGGTTAAAGGGGGAGGATTTATATACACTAATAAGGACACATTATCAGTAGGGTTTACAGCGACTTTCGATTCGCTACCGAAAGGCGAAGTCCCGGCTAAAGACCTAGTAGAGGCTTTTAGAGAAAGAATGGGTATTGAGGGAGAAGTATTAGAGTATTCAGCTCATGCGATCCCTTATTACGGCTATAGTAATCTCCCTCCTTTATATGCAAAGAACGTAATTGCCGTAGGTGATGCTGGAGGTTTCCTAATAAATGATGGCTTTACTATCAGGGGTATGGATCTAGCTATAGGCTCAGGTATAATTGCAGGTATTGCCGCTAAGAAGATCTTAGAGAGTAAGAATTACGAAGATACCGAGATTTACTACAAAATGTTAGAGGAGAGTTTCATATTAAAGCACATGAAATTAGCTTATAACCGGTTTAGCGTGATAAACTCGTCGTTGTCTCTCTATCCTGAAATACTATGTAATATCCTATCTGATATGTTCACTGTAAGTGAGGAGAGGAGAACGCTGGTCACAGACGCTCTAATTATATTGAGAGAGAAGGGTGTTTCTCTCGGTAAAGTTATAGACGACTTGATAAAGGTGATGTTATGA
- a CDS encoding electron transfer flavoprotein subunit alpha/FixB family protein, with product MLSGKRLQRSKIAEYIVSLKPEMTIIGSTKRDKTVAGLVAGALRVPIIPEVIELYGNKAKRIVYSGMAIAELEFTLPIVITVSKKNVEVKANNNCKIIKVDLPRNKKVRILEEKHKEGGNIDLSSAQIIVSVGRGIGSKENIKYAEELAKALGGTLGGSRPVTAELGWLPEDRQIGLSGQKVKPKLYIALGISGQPQHLAGIKDAKVIVAVNKDKNTPIVDNADYTIIGDVLEFCKIFTEKVRNK from the coding sequence ATGTTATCGGGCAAGAGGCTACAGAGGAGCAAAATTGCAGAGTACATAGTAAGTTTGAAGCCTGAAATGACAATAATTGGAAGCACGAAAAGAGATAAGACTGTCGCGGGACTGGTTGCTGGTGCTCTAAGAGTTCCAATAATTCCAGAGGTTATCGAACTTTATGGCAACAAGGCGAAGAGGATAGTTTATAGCGGTATGGCGATTGCCGAACTCGAGTTCACATTACCTATCGTGATAACAGTCAGTAAGAAAAACGTGGAAGTGAAAGCGAACAATAATTGTAAAATCATTAAGGTTGACCTACCGAGAAATAAGAAAGTCAGGATTCTAGAGGAGAAACATAAGGAAGGTGGTAATATTGACTTATCAAGTGCCCAAATCATTGTAAGTGTGGGGAGAGGCATAGGTTCAAAGGAAAACATTAAGTACGCTGAGGAGTTAGCAAAAGCATTAGGAGGGACGTTGGGCGGAAGTAGACCAGTTACAGCTGAGTTAGGGTGGCTTCCCGAAGACAGACAAATAGGTTTGTCAGGACAGAAGGTGAAGCCTAAGCTTTACATCGCTCTAGGAATCTCTGGACAACCTCAACACCTAGCCGGGATAAAGGACGCAAAGGTCATTGTCGCTGTAAACAAAGATAAAAACACTCCTATCGTTGATAATGCAGATTACACAATTATTGGTGACGTATTAGAATTCTGTAAGATTTTCACTGAAAAGGTGAGGAACAAGTGA
- the sul7d gene encoding Sul7d family chromatin protein gives MAKVKFKYKGEEKEVDTSKIKKVWRVGKMISFTYDDNGKTGRGAVSEKDAPKELLGMLAKAEKGK, from the coding sequence ATGGCAAAGGTAAAGTTCAAGTATAAGGGAGAAGAGAAAGAAGTAGATACTTCAAAGATAAAGAAGGTTTGGAGAGTGGGAAAAATGATATCCTTCACTTATGACGACAATGGCAAGACTGGTAGGGGGGCTGTAAGCGAGAAAGACGCTCCCAAAGAGCTATTAGGCATGTTAGCAAAGGCTGAGAAAGGAAAGTAA
- a CDS encoding molybdopterin-dependent oxidoreductase, producing MVIACTRDCYDTCVFSGENYKPLNIFPVNGFTCSRGRTDLKRNEINRVLHPLIEGKEVELKEAVKKVAEIVKNTPKDKILHVDYDGNQGLLTWYFPARLWNVLGALSTDYSICSSEGHEAIKLHYGSSLGALPEDFEKFDSVVFWGSEAVFSFIHGWALVRNKFKVAIDVRMSETAKRSDKRYLIKPSSDSFLAVGILKYLMNYLNSLHPLLDDPEKLRLYVDNYTWAEIEEITGLSRSEIEEIGEIYIEKSPLTIIGFALGRTYHGGYAIALISLIPALLGIPYGFYYSNSQGLGIDFAYLRGLHYSRPGNIVPMANVGDYVEEGKIEVLYVWNSNPLHSLPKSHKILKAVKEGRVKLVVHDPFLSDTAKVADIVIPAPTFLEKHDVVYSYWHNFLVYNEPIRPAKGIDEIRLMRMIAKELGISHPLIEEDEWSALNYALRNTGVTVDRLKREKIVKVEVKREVKKVKVEPLPKLIRPPEGYYLVFSSHPNYTNSQFKEVYRSRELVVYNCCYEGYAILEGNGMMVEVKMLKDESLPKGILFTYKFFLVSDKALLNAVVPGDINDYGGTPVLNGKVRLLMK from the coding sequence ATGGTAATAGCGTGTACTAGAGACTGTTATGACACTTGTGTTTTCTCTGGTGAAAATTATAAACCCCTTAATATTTTTCCCGTAAACGGTTTTACATGTTCAAGGGGTAGGACAGACCTAAAGAGAAACGAAATCAATAGGGTCTTACATCCTCTAATTGAAGGTAAGGAGGTAGAGTTAAAAGAGGCAGTGAAGAAAGTTGCAGAAATTGTAAAGAACACTCCGAAAGATAAAATACTCCACGTAGACTACGACGGGAACCAAGGTTTGTTAACCTGGTATTTCCCGGCTAGGTTGTGGAACGTTTTAGGTGCACTATCAACCGATTACTCTATATGTTCTAGTGAAGGTCATGAGGCAATAAAGCTTCATTATGGTTCGTCATTAGGTGCACTACCTGAGGACTTCGAAAAGTTTGACTCTGTAGTGTTCTGGGGAAGTGAAGCGGTTTTCTCATTTATTCATGGATGGGCTTTGGTGAGGAATAAGTTTAAGGTTGCTATAGACGTTAGGATGAGTGAAACAGCGAAAAGAAGTGACAAGAGATATCTCATAAAGCCCTCTAGTGATTCTTTCTTAGCAGTAGGTATATTGAAATATCTCATGAACTATTTGAATTCACTACATCCTCTGTTAGATGATCCTGAAAAGTTGAGATTGTATGTTGACAACTATACGTGGGCTGAAATCGAAGAAATCACTGGATTGAGCAGATCTGAAATCGAGGAAATAGGTGAGATTTATATTGAAAAAAGTCCGCTTACTATAATAGGTTTTGCCCTCGGCAGGACATATCATGGTGGTTACGCTATAGCTCTCATTTCGTTAATCCCAGCACTTCTCGGAATACCTTACGGCTTTTACTATTCAAACAGCCAAGGCTTGGGAATCGACTTTGCCTATTTGAGGGGTCTGCACTATTCTAGACCGGGGAATATAGTGCCAATGGCTAATGTAGGAGATTATGTAGAGGAGGGAAAGATAGAGGTTTTGTATGTTTGGAACTCCAATCCGTTACATTCACTGCCTAAGAGTCATAAGATTCTTAAAGCCGTAAAGGAAGGGAGGGTTAAGCTTGTTGTACACGATCCCTTTTTGAGCGATACAGCAAAAGTAGCCGATATAGTTATCCCAGCGCCCACGTTCCTAGAAAAGCATGATGTAGTATATAGTTATTGGCATAACTTTCTGGTTTATAACGAACCGATAAGACCAGCGAAAGGCATCGACGAAATTAGGTTAATGAGGATGATAGCAAAAGAACTAGGTATTTCTCATCCCCTCATAGAGGAGGACGAATGGAGCGCTTTGAACTACGCGCTCAGGAATACTGGTGTAACAGTGGATAGGTTGAAGAGGGAAAAGATAGTGAAAGTCGAGGTCAAAAGGGAGGTAAAGAAAGTCAAGGTTGAACCATTACCGAAACTTATTAGACCACCTGAAGGTTACTATTTAGTCTTCTCCTCTCACCCTAACTACACAAACAGTCAATTTAAAGAGGTTTACAGGAGTAGGGAACTTGTGGTCTATAACTGCTGTTATGAAGGTTACGCAATACTTGAGGGAAACGGCATGATGGTCGAGGTTAAAATGTTAAAAGACGAGAGCTTACCCAAAGGTATTCTATTTACCTACAAGTTCTTTTTAGTCTCCGACAAGGCATTGTTAAACGCTGTAGTCCCCGGTGATATTAACGATTATGGAGGAACACCGGTATTAAATGGAAAAGTGAGGTTATTAATGAAATAA